The following proteins are co-located in the Sandaracinaceae bacterium genome:
- a CDS encoding SDR family oxidoreductase encodes MSDPCILVTGFPTSFLALRVVRKLLRDAPESPLRLVVQSKSLERATALLAQMDGFSAERVRVYEGDAASIDMGLSGPEWLELSREVNVIHHCMAVTYLGADREFAVAANVGGIREAVELAEAAPRFERLVHWSSALVSGAKRGYVLEEDLDASRGFRNVVEKTRFQAERIAREALDQGLPVTILRPSLVVGDSLTGEIDRLEGPYLLVTLMLNAPTDLRIPMPGPGDVKLNLVPIDFVVDAGWHIAGLPDSIGETYHLVDPRPLTTRRIFELIAARTGRQPPRGFVPAGWATTLMRTPGLERFANIPRTFLEHLLTDVVYDDRHTRRALEGTGIVCPPFESYADRLVQYVEDREAARRHHEVETLVESDPLE; translated from the coding sequence ATGAGCGACCCTTGCATCTTGGTCACAGGTTTTCCCACCAGCTTTCTCGCGCTGCGCGTCGTCCGCAAGCTGCTACGAGACGCGCCCGAGTCGCCGCTGCGGCTCGTGGTTCAGAGCAAGTCCCTCGAGCGGGCCACCGCCCTGTTGGCTCAGATGGACGGCTTCAGCGCCGAGCGCGTCCGCGTGTACGAAGGCGACGCCGCGAGCATCGACATGGGACTCTCCGGCCCCGAATGGCTCGAGCTCTCCCGCGAGGTCAACGTCATCCATCACTGCATGGCGGTGACCTACCTGGGGGCAGACCGTGAGTTCGCCGTCGCAGCGAACGTCGGTGGCATCCGCGAGGCCGTCGAGCTAGCCGAAGCCGCGCCGCGCTTCGAGCGCCTGGTGCACTGGTCGAGCGCACTCGTGAGCGGGGCCAAGCGCGGCTACGTCCTGGAGGAAGACCTCGACGCCAGCCGCGGGTTCCGCAACGTCGTGGAGAAGACCCGCTTTCAGGCAGAGCGCATCGCACGGGAGGCGCTCGACCAAGGGCTACCGGTGACGATCCTACGGCCCAGCCTGGTCGTGGGTGACTCGCTCACGGGCGAGATCGACCGTCTGGAAGGCCCGTACCTGCTCGTCACGCTGATGCTGAACGCGCCGACGGACCTGCGCATCCCCATGCCGGGCCCGGGGGACGTGAAGCTCAACCTCGTGCCGATCGACTTCGTGGTGGACGCGGGCTGGCACATCGCGGGGCTGCCCGACTCCATCGGAGAGACCTACCACCTCGTGGACCCGCGCCCGCTCACCACCCGGCGCATCTTCGAGCTGATTGCCGCCCGCACGGGGCGCCAGCCTCCGCGGGGCTTCGTTCCTGCCGGGTGGGCCACGACGCTGATGCGTACCCCAGGCCTCGAGCGCTTCGCGAACATCCCACGCACGTTCCTCGAGCATCTGTTGACGGACGTCGTCTATGACGACCGCCACACGCGACGCGCGCTCGAAGGCACGGGTATCGTGTGTCCCCCCTTCGAGAGCTACGCCGACCGCCTCGTGCAGTACGTAGAGGACCGCGAGGCGGCGCGTCGCCACCACGAGGTGGAGACGCTGGTGGAGTCCGACCCCCTCGAGTGA
- a CDS encoding TldD/PmbA family protein, with translation MRLGDEIVARAVEGGASVAEASVREGAHLSVKVRLGEPELVEEAGSRAIGLRVMVGQQVAVSYTSDLTEAGRARLVEDALELAQLSEPDPFAGGPEPELLSGESDWVALDTYDPDMGSLTAGRALELAVRAEKAARDYDPRIVNSEGASVSRAVGGSALVTSGGFRGYTEGTYVSLVVNPLTEDSDGKKRRGFHWSARRYLAELDDEVEIGREAARRTLRKLGARKIESAEMPVIFDPDAGRAILGLVASCVNGSSIWRKSSYLAGRLGSTVASPLVTIVDDPLINRAPGSRRFDGEGLASRRNLVVDQGVLASYLLDSYGGRKLGMPSTASASRGSSGGVGISTTNFILQPGEESAEALIARTPRGLYVTEMMGFGFNAVTGDFSRGASGFLIEDGALGHAVSEVTISLNLDQLLARIDGVASDLDLRTSIAAPTFRVSAMTVAGR, from the coding sequence CTGCGGCTGGGTGACGAGATCGTGGCGCGTGCCGTCGAGGGCGGCGCCAGCGTGGCAGAGGCGAGCGTGCGAGAGGGCGCGCATCTGTCCGTGAAGGTGCGGCTCGGCGAGCCCGAGCTCGTCGAAGAGGCGGGGTCGCGGGCCATCGGGCTGCGCGTGATGGTCGGTCAGCAGGTGGCTGTCAGCTACACCAGCGACCTGACCGAAGCGGGGCGGGCGCGGCTCGTGGAAGACGCGCTGGAGCTGGCCCAGCTCAGTGAACCCGACCCGTTCGCGGGAGGCCCGGAGCCCGAACTGCTGAGCGGCGAGTCGGACTGGGTGGCGCTCGACACGTACGACCCGGACATGGGCTCGCTCACGGCCGGGCGGGCGCTCGAGCTGGCTGTGCGCGCCGAGAAGGCCGCGCGCGACTACGACCCGCGCATCGTCAACAGCGAGGGGGCGTCCGTCAGCCGCGCGGTCGGTGGGAGCGCGCTGGTCACCAGCGGTGGCTTCCGCGGGTACACCGAGGGCACCTACGTGTCGTTGGTGGTCAACCCGCTCACCGAGGACAGCGACGGCAAGAAGCGCCGTGGGTTCCACTGGTCGGCGCGCAGGTACCTGGCCGAGCTCGACGACGAGGTGGAGATCGGCCGTGAGGCTGCGCGGCGTACCTTGCGCAAGCTCGGTGCCCGCAAGATCGAGAGCGCCGAGATGCCGGTCATCTTCGATCCAGACGCCGGCCGCGCCATCCTGGGCCTCGTGGCCAGCTGCGTGAACGGCAGTAGCATCTGGCGCAAGAGCAGCTACCTCGCCGGGCGCCTGGGGAGCACGGTCGCCAGTCCATTGGTGACCATCGTCGATGACCCGCTCATCAATCGTGCCCCGGGGTCCCGCCGCTTCGACGGCGAGGGGCTGGCGTCGCGTCGCAACCTCGTCGTCGACCAGGGGGTGCTCGCCAGCTACCTCCTGGACTCCTACGGTGGGCGCAAGCTCGGCATGCCCAGCACCGCCAGCGCGTCGCGTGGCAGCTCGGGTGGGGTAGGGATCAGCACCACGAACTTCATCCTGCAGCCGGGCGAGGAGTCCGCCGAGGCGCTGATCGCGCGCACGCCGCGCGGGCTGTACGTCACGGAGATGATGGGCTTCGGGTTCAACGCGGTGACGGGCGACTTCAGCCGCGGCGCGAGCGGCTTCCTCATCGAGGACGGCGCGCTCGGGCACGCGGTCAGCGAGGTCACCATCTCCCTCAATCTCGATCAGCTCCTGGCCCGCATCGACGGCGTGGCCAGCGACCTGGACCTCCGCACGAGCATCGCAGCGCCGACGTTCCGCGTCAGCGCCATGACCGTCGCGGGACGTTAG
- the tldD gene encoding metalloprotease TldD (responsible for the proteolytic maturation of the E. coli pMccB17 plasmid-encoded microcin B17, an exported protein that targets the essential topoisomerase II DNA gyrase; degrades the E. coli plasmid F-encoded CcdA), with translation MTSRYQAPFAQGGSAPIDRALAERLLAVALAQGGDYADLFFEYAVNGSYGYDEGLLKSAGRYVTMGLGVRVMQGDATGYAYVESLEWDALTHAARTASQIARGGKSIPPVALEARALPTRYPIVQHSLDVDGKAKRALLERADKAARAADERIIKVNASLSEELREILVATSAGHFAWDSQPLVRFGVSVIAEAGGKRQSGSSGGGGRTGIEYLEQHTPEAHAAEAVRQAIAMLDAREAPAGEMEVVLAPGDSGILLHEAVGHGLEADFNRKKTSNYADAIGQQVASELCTVVDDGSLLSGRGTINVDDEGETPTSATLIERGKLVGYMQDQHSAKFFGVTPTGNGRRESFRSHPMPRMTNTLLLNGESDPDEIVASVKRGVYARKFGGGQVDITNGDFVFSLTEGYLIEDGRITAPLKGVNLIGNGPDVMRKVTMLGNDMAVSDGIWTCGKDGQSVPVGVGCPTVKISAVTVGGTELGG, from the coding sequence ATGACATCTCGATACCAGGCACCGTTCGCCCAGGGGGGCAGCGCCCCCATCGACCGCGCGCTGGCCGAGCGCCTGCTGGCCGTGGCGCTCGCTCAGGGGGGGGACTACGCCGACCTCTTCTTCGAGTACGCGGTCAACGGGAGCTACGGCTACGACGAGGGCCTGCTCAAGTCGGCCGGACGCTACGTGACCATGGGCCTCGGCGTGCGCGTCATGCAGGGCGACGCCACGGGCTACGCCTACGTCGAGAGCCTCGAGTGGGACGCCCTCACGCACGCGGCGCGCACGGCGTCCCAGATCGCGCGCGGCGGCAAGAGCATCCCACCCGTGGCGCTCGAGGCGCGCGCGCTGCCCACGCGCTACCCCATCGTGCAGCACTCCCTGGACGTCGACGGCAAGGCCAAGCGGGCCCTCCTGGAGCGTGCGGACAAGGCGGCCCGCGCGGCGGACGAGCGCATCATCAAGGTCAACGCCAGCCTCAGCGAAGAGCTGCGGGAGATCCTGGTGGCCACCAGCGCAGGCCACTTTGCCTGGGACAGCCAGCCGCTCGTGCGCTTCGGGGTGAGCGTCATCGCCGAGGCGGGCGGCAAGCGCCAGAGCGGCTCGTCGGGCGGCGGCGGGCGCACCGGGATCGAGTACCTCGAGCAGCACACCCCCGAGGCCCACGCGGCCGAGGCCGTGCGCCAGGCCATCGCCATGTTGGACGCGCGTGAGGCGCCCGCTGGCGAGATGGAGGTGGTGCTCGCGCCAGGTGACAGCGGCATCCTGTTGCACGAGGCGGTCGGTCACGGGCTCGAGGCAGACTTCAACCGCAAGAAGACCAGCAACTATGCGGACGCGATCGGCCAGCAGGTCGCGAGCGAGCTGTGTACGGTGGTGGATGATGGGTCGCTGCTCTCGGGGCGCGGCACCATCAACGTCGACGACGAGGGCGAGACCCCGACCAGCGCCACGTTGATCGAGCGCGGTAAGCTCGTGGGCTACATGCAGGACCAGCACTCGGCCAAGTTCTTCGGGGTCACGCCGACCGGCAACGGGCGCCGCGAGAGCTTCCGCAGCCACCCCATGCCGCGCATGACCAACACGCTGCTGCTCAACGGCGAGAGCGACCCTGACGAGATCGTGGCCAGCGTCAAGCGCGGGGTCTACGCCCGCAAGTTCGGCGGCGGACAGGTGGACATCACCAACGGGGACTTCGTGTTCTCGCTGACCGAGGGCTACCTCATCGAAGACGGGCGCATCACAGCGCCGCTCAAGGGCGTGAACCTCATCGGCAACGGGCCGGACGTGATGCGCAAGGTCACCATGCTCGGGAACGACATGGCGGTCTCCGACGGCATATGGACCTGCGGCAAGGATGGGCAGTCGGTGCCCGTCGGCGTCGGGTGTCCAACGGTGAAGATCTCGGCCGTCACCGTGGGTGGCACGGAGCTCGGGGGCTGA
- a CDS encoding TerB family tellurite resistance protein: MQDYQEAMVKSLVAVAWADGKVEDEETEVIDALISAFELEGEDADAIREFAKTPRTLDEIPLTELSLHDRRMLLQHAVIVTFIDGEQSAEEVALLDDLQHRLHLDDGEAKELREMATSRAQRLLQLM; this comes from the coding sequence ATGCAGGACTATCAGGAAGCCATGGTGAAGTCCCTCGTCGCCGTCGCCTGGGCCGATGGCAAGGTGGAGGACGAAGAGACCGAGGTGATCGACGCGCTGATCTCGGCGTTCGAGCTGGAGGGCGAAGACGCCGACGCGATCCGCGAGTTCGCCAAGACGCCCCGCACGCTCGACGAGATCCCGCTGACCGAGCTGAGCCTGCACGACAGGCGCATGCTCTTGCAGCACGCTGTCATCGTGACGTTCATCGACGGTGAGCAGAGCGCGGAAGAGGTCGCCCTGCTGGACGACCTGCAACACAGGCTGCACCTGGATGACGGCGAAGCGAAAGAGCTGCGCGAGATGGCGACGTCGCGCGCACAGCGGCTGCTGCAGCTGATGTAG
- a CDS encoding DUF2330 domain-containing protein, whose amino-acid sequence MHRPTLGWRAVGARLVHALTLGSLLLTGLAVFLPASLLPAPVAAMCGMMVRPMPRTGPVERAALPNRETVVALMREGTRTVVAFQNDYLGPAEDFALIVPVPVVLHEGDVRTLHPSVFRQVQVAAQPRVVELWEQDPCPASRGTGLGLRASVAASGGVAMADNASREAAQPPSVRVEAQFQAGEYDVVILSASDSLGLENWLREQRYAVPEGAERAFRPYLEEGMKFFVAKINVARLAALSPAHAAGLRSGRVMLSPLRFHYDSERFTLPVRLGLANSRGEQDLAIHILSPEGRYTTANYRNRFVPTNRRYGQGSAGDFDAMYERLFATMSRNTPRAVFTEYAGPVVPQRSSSSCLGCARTGVNPSTLDALGAGQLPGHVGWSSAEGQQRYRDFVLTRLHYRYGPAGLPDDLVFQRGRPIAGGFESADRARSLRQPRPAPANEYSVRFIIKHRWTGPIRCRAPRRNQWGGNNGPGVGPGVRLEDLL is encoded by the coding sequence ATGCACAGACCGACACTCGGTTGGCGCGCCGTGGGGGCGCGCTTGGTTCACGCACTCACCCTGGGCTCGCTCCTGCTCACGGGGCTCGCTGTGTTCCTGCCCGCGTCCCTGCTGCCAGCGCCTGTCGCCGCCATGTGCGGCATGATGGTGCGGCCGATGCCGCGGACCGGCCCGGTGGAGCGGGCCGCGTTGCCCAACCGCGAGACGGTCGTCGCGCTCATGCGCGAGGGCACGCGTACGGTGGTCGCGTTCCAGAACGACTACCTGGGACCAGCCGAGGACTTCGCGCTGATCGTCCCCGTGCCGGTGGTGCTGCACGAAGGGGACGTGCGCACGCTGCACCCGTCCGTGTTCCGGCAGGTCCAGGTCGCTGCGCAGCCGCGCGTCGTCGAGCTCTGGGAGCAGGACCCGTGTCCTGCGTCGCGTGGCACGGGGCTGGGGCTACGGGCGAGCGTAGCCGCCAGCGGAGGCGTCGCGATGGCCGACAACGCCTCCCGCGAGGCGGCGCAGCCTCCGTCGGTGCGCGTCGAGGCACAATTCCAGGCGGGTGAGTACGACGTGGTGATCCTGAGCGCGAGCGACTCGCTGGGGCTCGAGAACTGGCTCCGAGAGCAGCGCTACGCCGTGCCCGAGGGTGCCGAGCGGGCGTTCCGGCCGTACCTCGAGGAGGGCATGAAGTTCTTCGTCGCGAAGATCAACGTCGCGCGTCTGGCGGCCCTCTCCCCAGCCCACGCGGCTGGGCTGCGGTCGGGGCGTGTCATGCTGTCGCCGTTGCGCTTCCACTACGACAGCGAGCGCTTCACGCTGCCCGTGCGACTGGGGCTGGCGAACAGCCGCGGCGAGCAGGACCTGGCCATCCACATCCTGTCGCCCGAGGGGCGCTACACCACCGCGAACTATCGCAACCGCTTCGTCCCGACCAACCGCCGCTACGGCCAGGGCTCCGCCGGCGACTTCGACGCCATGTACGAGCGCCTGTTCGCCACCATGTCGCGCAACACCCCGCGCGCGGTCTTCACGGAGTACGCGGGGCCCGTCGTGCCGCAGCGTTCGAGCTCCAGCTGCCTCGGTTGCGCGCGCACGGGGGTCAACCCCAGCACCCTCGACGCGCTCGGCGCCGGCCAGCTGCCCGGCCACGTCGGATGGTCGAGCGCCGAGGGCCAGCAGCGCTATCGCGACTTCGTCCTCACTCGGCTGCACTATCGGTACGGGCCGGCGGGCCTGCCCGACGACCTCGTGTTCCAGCGCGGGCGTCCCATCGCCGGGGGGTTCGAGAGCGCCGACCGAGCGAGGTCCCTCCGGCAGCCGCGGCCTGCGCCCGCCAACGAGTACAGCGTGCGCTTCATCATCAAGCACCGCTGGACGGGGCCCATCCGCTGCCGAGCCCCGCGACGCAACCAGTGGGGCGGCAACAACGGGCCCGGCGTTGGCCCAGGTGTCCGCCTGGAAGACCTCCTCTGA
- a CDS encoding dienelactone hydrolase family protein, with product MPRAVVRPAALLAFALSLPLALRATGPTRAQVRPSSFDVASELRLVGGAPADGERVPVVVFLAATNGTAAGQFNWLSGAVPFARYLAVLPAGQPTTEHYLPRFGDYVGWMETRLERDLATARERFALDPERVYLAGFSLGGDTSWALLARHPDIYRGAVVLGARSSARVRGRGFHIMRERSVRVAFAIGQDDSDVRRRGIARTHDAVRAARVPTQLTHYPGTHTLPRDPDVLRAAFAFVMAP from the coding sequence ATGCCCCGCGCCGTCGTCCGACCCGCCGCTCTCCTCGCCTTTGCGCTCTCTCTGCCGCTCGCGCTGCGCGCGACGGGTCCGACGCGCGCGCAGGTCCGGCCGTCGTCCTTCGACGTGGCGTCCGAGCTGCGCCTCGTGGGAGGCGCCCCCGCGGATGGGGAGCGCGTGCCGGTCGTCGTCTTCCTGGCGGCCACCAACGGCACCGCGGCGGGCCAGTTCAACTGGCTGAGCGGCGCGGTGCCCTTCGCGCGCTACCTGGCGGTCCTCCCGGCGGGGCAGCCCACGACGGAACACTACCTGCCACGCTTCGGCGACTACGTCGGCTGGATGGAGACGCGGCTCGAGCGCGATCTGGCCACGGCGCGTGAGCGCTTCGCGCTCGATCCCGAGCGCGTGTACCTCGCGGGGTTCTCGCTGGGGGGCGACACCAGCTGGGCCTTGCTGGCCCGGCACCCCGACATCTACCGCGGAGCGGTCGTGCTCGGCGCCCGATCGAGCGCGCGCGTGCGCGGCCGCGGCTTCCACATCATGCGCGAGCGCTCCGTGCGGGTGGCGTTCGCCATCGGACAAGACGACTCCGACGTACGGCGGCGCGGCATTGCCCGCACCCACGATGCGGTGCGCGCGGCGCGGGTACCCACGCAGCTCACGCACTACCCCGGGACCCACACGCTCCCGCGCGACCCCGACGTGCTGCGCGCCGCGTTCGCGTTCGTCATGGCCCCGTGA
- a CDS encoding ketoacyl-ACP synthase III has translation MLRTAILGVGHHVPSKVVTNDDLAKMFETSDEWIQQRTGIKERRFIDHVPCGPSDLAVPAVQMACERAKIDVSDIDAIIFATLSPDYTFPGSGVLLGDKLGLPGIPALDIRNQCSGFLYGLQVADAWIRTGMYKRVCLVGAEVHSTGLDFSNEGRDVAVLFGDGAAATILGPTEDQSRCVLDVQVHADGSGAKLLWIESPASCEMPRITHEMIDNRSVWPSMNGPKVFRWATSKMPEVAQAVLERNGVTVADLALLVPHQANRRINEMVAQKLEVPAEKVVHNIEKYGNTTAASIPLALSEAIGDGRVKEGDLVLFAAFGAGFTWGAGLVRL, from the coding sequence ATGTTGCGTACCGCCATTCTAGGAGTGGGTCATCACGTCCCCAGCAAGGTCGTCACGAACGACGACCTCGCGAAGATGTTCGAGACCAGCGACGAGTGGATCCAGCAGCGCACGGGCATCAAGGAGCGTCGCTTCATCGACCACGTGCCCTGTGGCCCGAGCGACCTCGCGGTGCCGGCCGTCCAGATGGCGTGTGAGCGCGCCAAGATCGACGTGTCCGACATCGACGCGATCATCTTCGCCACGCTGTCCCCGGACTACACCTTCCCGGGCAGCGGCGTGCTCCTAGGTGACAAGCTGGGCCTACCCGGCATCCCCGCGCTCGACATCCGCAACCAGTGCAGCGGGTTCCTCTACGGCCTGCAGGTCGCGGACGCGTGGATCCGCACGGGGATGTACAAGCGCGTGTGCCTCGTCGGCGCCGAGGTGCACTCCACCGGACTCGACTTCAGCAACGAAGGGCGTGACGTGGCCGTGCTGTTCGGCGACGGGGCCGCGGCGACCATCCTGGGGCCCACCGAGGACCAGAGCCGCTGTGTGCTGGACGTGCAGGTCCACGCGGACGGGAGCGGCGCCAAGCTGCTGTGGATCGAGTCACCCGCCAGCTGCGAGATGCCACGCATCACGCACGAGATGATCGACAACCGCAGCGTGTGGCCCTCGATGAACGGCCCGAAGGTGTTCCGCTGGGCCACCAGCAAGATGCCCGAGGTCGCGCAGGCCGTGCTCGAGCGCAACGGTGTGACCGTCGCCGACCTCGCCCTCCTCGTGCCGCACCAGGCCAACCGCCGCATCAACGAGATGGTGGCGCAGAAGCTCGAGGTGCCCGCCGAGAAGGTGGTCCACAACATCGAGAAGTACGGCAACACCACCGCCGCCTCCATCCCGCTCGCGCTCAGCGAGGCCATCGGTGACGGGCGCGTCAAGGAGGGCGACCTGGTGCTCTTCGCAGCCTTTGGCGCTGGCTTCACCTGGGGCGCGGGGCTCGTCCGCCTGTGA
- a CDS encoding peptidylprolyl isomerase gives MSQVRASHILLMYAGSARSTATRSKADAERLIAELKTQLDQGSDFAGLARAHSDCPSGSGGGDLGAFGRGSMVKPFEDAAFSMNVGDVSGVVETDFGYHIIKRTG, from the coding sequence ATGTCGCAGGTTCGCGCTTCCCATATCCTCCTGATGTACGCCGGCTCGGCCCGCTCCACCGCCACCCGCAGCAAAGCGGACGCCGAGCGGCTCATCGCCGAGCTGAAGACTCAGCTCGACCAGGGCTCGGACTTTGCGGGACTCGCCAGGGCCCACAGCGACTGCCCGAGCGGGAGCGGGGGTGGTGACCTGGGCGCGTTCGGACGGGGATCGATGGTGAAGCCCTTCGAAGACGCGGCGTTCTCGATGAACGTCGGGGACGTCAGCGGCGTCGTGGAGACCGACTTCGGCTACCACATCATCAAGCGCACCGGCTGA